Below is a genomic region from Methanosphaera sp. ISO3-F5.
TAGTTTTCTGGAAAATGCTAAAAACAAACAATCCAGATATGAAATATGTTTTAACTGATGAAAGATACTATCCTGATATTGATGGACATCCACCTGACAACATGCCAAAAGAAAACAATGACAACAATGGTATATACTTTGTAGGATATGTAATTAAAACAGAAACTGGTGGTATACACATAGATGGTGTAATTGTAGAATATCGTGTACCCGAACAAACATATGATGTAAACTTCACAGCTAGAAAAGTATGGAACGATTCAAACAATCAAGACGGTCTACGAACAAATACCGTTACAATACAATTATTAGCTGATGGTGAAAGATATGGGGATAACATAGTATTATATGCAGGAAATAATTGGACATATAATTATGTAAACTTGCCACGATACAATAAGAATTATCAGGAAATAAATTACACCATCAATGAATTAAATACTCCAACAGGATATAAAGCATCCATTAACAATTATGTTGTAACCAACACACACATCCCAGAAACTAAGAATATAGAAGTGTTCAAAGAATGGAATGATGATAACAACCGTGATGGAATAAGACCAAAAAGTATAACCGTAGATTTATATGCAAACAATGCATTAAAACAAACAGTAGTAATAAACAATACTAACTGGAGATACACATTCAGAAACCTCCCAGTATACAACAATGGAAACAAAATAAATTACACAGTACGTGAAAGAAACGTGAACAGATACACTACAAATATACGAAACATAAACAATGAATACATCATAACAAACACTTATATTCCAGCAACAAGAAATGTAACAGTCAATAAAAACTGGAACGACAACAATAACCAGGATGGAATAAGACCTACCAGCATAACAGTACAACTACTAAAAGATGAAACACCATACCAAAACCCAATAAGACTAACCAGGGACAACCATTGGACCTACACATTCAGAAACTTACCAGTAAACGAAAACGGAAATCCAATAACATATAGGATAATAGAAACAAGTATGCCAGAAGGATACACAGTAACAAACAAGGGACTAACAATCACAAACACACACATACCAGAAACAAAAGACATAGAAGTACTGAAAGAATGGGATGATGATCATAACAGGGATGGAATAAGACCCAGCCAAGTAACTGTAAACCTATTAGCTGATGGTGAAGTTATAAATACTGTTACACTAAACACTGCAAACTCATGGAGACATGAATTTGAAAACTTAGACGTTTACAGTAATGGAAGAAAAATCAATTATACCGTTCAAGAAATCAGAGTAAATAATTACACCACTACAATAACAGAAGTTAACAATGAATTCACCATACTAAACAAACACGTACCCCTCGTCAAAGAGGTTAATGTGATAAAAGTTTGGGATGATCATGACAACGAACATCAATTAAGACCAGACTCAGTGCAAGTACAATTATTTGCAGACGGAGAAAAATATGGTGAAACAACCACCCTTACCTCTAACGGAAATTGGAGACACACATTCACAAACCTACCAGTAAACTTTGACGGAAAAGAAATAATTTACGTAGTAAAAGAAGTCATACTACCAGAAGAATACTATAACACCATAAACGTAACAGGAAATACTATAACAATAACAAACATATTCGATCCAGAACATGCACACGTAAAAGTAATAAAAGAATGGGATGATAATCACGACAGTGATAAACTCAGACCAACATCAGTACAAGTACAATTATATGCAAACGGAGAAAAACAAGGAAACCCAGTAACACTAAGCCAAGCAAACTATTGGAGACACTCATTTGATAACCTGCTCAAATATGTTAACGACGAAGAAGTAAATTATACCGTTCAGGAAGTAACACCAGTAACAGGTTATACCAGTGAATTAAAAACACTTGCAAAAAATGAATATGCAATAGTAAATAAACACAACCCAGAAACAATCAACATAACAATCAACAAAGTATGGGAAGATGACAATAACCGTGACGGAATAAGACCAAACAATATCCAAATAGTCCTACTAAGTGATGGAGAAGTATATGAATCCAGAACATTATCCGAAAGAAATGGCTGGAAATACACATTCACAAACTTAAACAAAAACTTTGATGGTAAAGAAATAGTATACACAGTCGCAGAAATAGGATTAACTCCAGGATACATAACAACATACGATGGCTTCACAATCACCAACAAACACACACCAGAAACCATAGAAATAAACGTTGTAAAAGAATGGATAGCTAATTACAACCAGGACGGAATAAGACCAGAAACAATACAAGTACAACTAAACAAGAACGGAATAGCAACACAAAATATCACATTATCCGACAATAACAACTGGACACACATATTCAAAAACCTACCAAAATATGAAAACGGAGAAGAAATCAGTTACACAATCACAGAAACACCAGTACCACAATACACAACCACAGTAACAAATGAAAACAACAAAGTAATAATACGAAACGTACACATTCCAGAAACTATTAACATAACAATTAATAAAGTCTGGAAAGACAACAACAACCAAGACGGAATAAGACCCGACAGAATACGCGTAGCATTACTAAGAAACGGTGAAGAAATTGACAGAGTAACACTATCCGAGAACAATAGCTGGAAATACACATTCAAAGACTTAGACAAAAATTATAATGGAAAACCTATAAAATACACAATAGACGAAATAGGAATACCAACTGGATACAAAGTACAATACAATGGATATACCATAACCAATATACACACACCCGAAACAATGGATGTGATCGTGATTGTTGAATGGGATGACCTAGATGATATAGATGAGATCAGACCAGAAAATGTGACAATCACACTATATAAAAATGATGAACCTATCAAGAATATAAGCATTTCACCAGATGATGATTGGAGAACAATCTTTGAAGACTTACCAATATATGAGAATGGAACACCAATCAACTATACTGCAGATGAAATATTACCAAATGGTTACACAAGAACCATAGAAATAAACGGCAACGAAATAATAATCACAAACATACACAGACCAGAAGAAATCAACATAACTGTGAAAAAAGTTTGGGATGATGACAACAACAGAGATAAGCTAAGACCTGAACTCATCACCATACAGTTATTAGCTAACGGAGAAAAATACAGGACAGTTACACTAAGAGCTATAGACCTATGGGAATACTCATTCACAAACCTACCTAAAACAAAGAAAGGCGTGGACATAGTATATACCATTAAAGAGTTAGATAATATTAAAAATTACACTACAAAAATTAATGGATACACAATAACAAATGTTCACACTCCAGAAACTGTTGATGTGAAAGTTAACGTTGAATGGGACGACCTAGATGACCAAGATGGTATCCGACCAGAAAATGTGACCATTATCCTGTATAAGGATGATGAACCTATCAAGAATGTGACTATAACTCCTGATGATGATTGGAAAACTATCTTCGAAGACTTACCAAAATATGAAAACGGAACACCAATCAACTACACAGCCGATGAAATATTACCTGATGGTTACACAAGAACCATAGAAATAGGTGATAATGAAATAAACATCACTAATATTCACAGACCTGAAACAATAGATGTGAAAGTTGATATAGTATGGGATGACCTTGATGATCAAGATGGTATACGACCTGATACAGTTACTGTTATCTTATATGAAAATGGTAAGCAAATCAAGGATGTTGTAGTGACAAAAGATAACTGGAGCACAATATTTGATAACTTACCTAAATATAAGGATGGTAAACTAATCAAGTACACTGTTGATGAAGTATTACCGGATGGTTATACCAGAACAATTACAGCTGATGGCAACCATTTCACAATAACTAATATTCACAGGCCAGAAACAGTAGATGTTCCTGTAAGAATTGAATGGGATGACCTTGAAGACATTGATGGAATAAGACCTGATACAGTAACTTTAGTCTTATATGCTGATGGAAAAGAAGTTAAAAAGATCACGGTTTCACCAGATGATGACTGGAATATAATATTTGATAACTTACCTAAATATGATAATGGTAAATTAATCAAGTATACCGTTGATGAAATAACACCAAATGGTTACACTAAGACAATTACTGAAGAAGACGGTGGATTCGTAATAACTAATGTTCACAGACCACAACTTGTATGGACTTGGAAATTGGTTGAAATCATACCAGAGAATAAACCAATTGATAGACCTGACAATCCATCAGATGATAGGCCTGCAAGAATAAATGGATACAGATACAGTTCATATAATACATGGAATGTACAGTCAAGATACTATAAATATTCAAGATACAATGGATACAGGTATAACTGGTACAGATCTAGTGGGTACCGATATAACAGGTACAATGGACATGGTCATAGCATACCATTATTCACTAAATACCTTTACAGGTTATACATACAATTGTATAATGAGTACTTATCAGGAAAAATATCATTTGCAGATTTCATAGTTATACTGTCAAAAGAAGGATTAGATCCTGAAATAGTTCATTTCAACGAAAATGGTACTATAACAATAGATTATGAAGATCTTGAAGATGTACCTGATTCAATAACTGTTGAATATAAAAATGATGATATTCCTTCAACTAGTGATGATATTAACACAACTAATCCTGATAATTATGACAAACCAGTAATTGATGCGGGTGAAGTAAAAGTTCCATCATCTACACAACATTCCAATAATGGTGATAGCAGTAGTAATGTTGCAAGCATTAATAGTGCTAGTAGTAGTTCTTCTGGCAGTAATAATGCTGGAAGTTCTGCTCCAAGTGTTTCACAATCAAGTGCAGATGTAGAAGAATAATTAAAAATTTTCTTTCATTTTTTTTCCTTTTTTTTAGATTGATGTATTAATACTCTATTTTTCAATAAACATGTTATGTGGTTTTTCCAATTAATAGGAAATATTACTCAGATTAATTAATTACTAGTTTTATTTAAACTTTATTTTTGCTCATTATAGAAAAGTTAATGTTTAATGTTTTTTAAATATTTAATCAAAGAAGTATTATTTTTAGGTGTATATCATCTTTTTCTAAAAGAGTGGTATCTTTAAATATTTATATGAATTATTATATTTTTTTTTATTGTTTGAGTTGGATTATTATGAATATTGATAAGCTAGTTGGTAATACGCCAATGATTAAGATTGACTATGAATATGAAGGAAAAATAAGCAGCATATATTCTAAGCTTGAATTTTATAATTATTCTGGTAGTATAAAAGATAGGATTGCATTGTATATTATTCAGAAAGAACGTGAAAATGGTAATTTAAGCGAAGGTCAAAGTATTGTTGAAGTAACCAGTGGAAATACGGGTATAGCGTTCAGTGCTATTGGTGCACTTTTTGGACATGATGTTCATATTTTCATGCCAGATTGGGTGTCATTAGAAAGAAGAAAATTGATTGAAATGTATGGTGCACATGTACACCTAGTTTCTAAAGAAGAAGGCGGATTTAAAAGAGCACTTGAATTGGCTGAAGACTTTGCTAATGAAACAGGAGCATACAGGCCACTACAATTTGATAATGAATTAAATGTTGAGGCACAATATAAAACTACCGGTCAAGAAATCATAGATGAGTTACCTGGAGTGAATGCTTTTGTTTCTGGTATTGGGACTGGTGGAACTTTGATGGGTGTTGGAAAAAGATTGAAAGAAAACAATCCAAGTTCAAAAGTTTTTGCCTTGGAGCCTTCCACGTTATCTATTCTTAAAATGGGTATGGAAGAGGGCAGTCATATGATTGAAGGAATTGGTGATGATTTCATACCGGGCATAGTGGATGAGGATTTGATTGATGATATTGTTTTGATTGATGATTGTGATGCTATTAATATGGCTAAACTTATTGCTAAGGAGTTTGGGTTGGGTATTGGAATTTCTGGTGGTGCTAATTTCTTGGCTAGTGTTTTGATGGATGATGATGATTTAAGGATTGCCACTGTTTTTCCTGATGATAATAAGAAGTATATAACTACTAAGTTGTCTGAAGATATTGATAATAAGCCTGGTTTATTTTCAAACAAGATTAAACTGATTGGTTTCGAAGTGTTATGATATATTTTTTTTTACTCCCACAATGGTGTTACCTTTAGGGTAACACACTTCTCTTTTTTTGATACCTTTAAATACTATACAAATAAATTTAATAATAGAAGTTTATAATTAAGAGTAAATTTCTACAAGTTAACTATTAAACATTTATCTAAAAATGATTGGTGAATTAGGTGCATCAATCATAATCCATCAATATTGGATTATAAAAAAAATTAATTTATATTATGTATTTATCAATGGAGTGAAAATATGTCTTTATTAAATGATAGTGAATACTTAATTACTGAAAAAGATATTGATCCAACATTCAAAGAAGAAATCATGGCAAACGGATCAGACAGTTTAGCAATCTGTTACCAATGTGGTACATGTTCAGGAGCATGTCCTTCAGGTAGAAGAACCCCTTACATGATCAGAAGATTAGTAAGAAAAGCATTAATGGGAATGAAAGAAGATGTTATCTCAGATGATGCACTTTGGATGTGTACAACCTGTTATGAATGTCAAGAAAGATGTCCTCGTGACATAAAAATCGTAGAAATTGTTAAAGCAATCAGAAATGTAGCAGCACACGAAGGTTACATGGCAAAAGCACACAAAATGACTGGATCATTTGTAGCAAAAACAGGTCATGCAGTACCTATCAACGATGCAACAAAAGCTTTAAGAAAAGAAATTGGATTATCAGAAGTACCACCAACAACTCATGCAGATGCAGCAGCATTAGAAGAAGTACAAACTTTAATCAAAGCAACAGCATTTGATGAATTAATTGGATATGACTGGGCTTCCGGTGAATTAAAAGAATAATTTTGAAGATTTAATAGGAGGATATTAATATGGCATATGCTTATTTCTTAGGATGTATTATGAACAACAGATACCCTGGAATTGAAAAATCAACCAGAGTAATGATGGACAAATTAGGTGTAGAATTAGCAGATATGGAAGGAGCTTCCTGTTGTCCTGCACCAGGTGTATTCGGTTCTTTTGATAAAGAAACCTGGGCAACAATCGCAGCAAGAAACATAACAATTGCAGAAGATATGGGAGCAGAAATATTAACCGAATGTAACGGATGTTTCGGTTCACTCCACGAAGCTAACGACTTATTAAAAGAAGATGCAGACCTAAAAGGTAAAGTAAACGCATCACTCTCAGAAGTAAACCGTGAATTCAAAGGTTCAACCGGTGTAAGACACTTCGCAGAAGTATTATACAACGATGTAGGTCTAGAAAAACTTGCAGAAGTAATGGAAAAAGACTTAAACTTAAATGTTGCAGTACACTACGGATGCCACTTCTTAAAACCAAGTGATGAATTACAAATAGACAACCCTAAAAATCCAAAAATCTTAGATGAACTTGTAGAAGTTACTGGAGCTAAATCAGTACCATACGCAGACAAAATGATGTGTTGTGGAGCAGGTGGAGGTTTAAGAGCAAGAGACAAAGCTGTAACAACCAGTTTCACCAAAGAAAAATTAGACAACATGTCAGCAGCTAACGTAGATGCTATCGTAGATGTATGTCCATTCTGTCACATGCAATTCGATGTAGGACAAACTGAAGTTAACGAACAATACGGAACAAACTTTGCAATTCCTGTATTACACTTAGCTCAATTATACGGATTAGCAATGGGCTTATCACCAGAAGAATTAACACTTGACAAACAAGTAGTTGATCCTACTGAATTAGTTGAAAAAATGAACACACCTAAAGAAGCAGCAGAATAAATTAAGTGTTCCTATAATATAACTTTAACTAGTTATATTCCTTAACCACCCCATTTTCATTATTAGAAAATTACTGTTTTTAAAAGAATTTTTCATGAGTTATAGTTTTATAGTTAAAGATGTTATTTATTTAAAAAAAGAGTAAAAGTAATTGGTATTAATTCTATAAGAAGAGATTCATTCATTTAAACGAATCTTCTTATAGGTGTTGTATTATTTTTAGGGTACTCTGCCTGGTTTTATCTGTTTTTTAATTAGTATTCCAAGATAAGTTAATGCTCCTGATACAATAATTGCTAGTAATGTAGGGCCTAGAACTATTGAATCAACATATCCTGTTAGTGTATATGTTATAAATCCGGCAAACCATGCAAACATGTTCCAATACCAATTATTTGTTTTATTTTCTTGTTTTGTACAGTAATATGAAATTAATAGAACTGCTGCCATTGGTGCAAATACTGATGATATAAGGTATAAGAAATTAATATAGTAATTCATTATACCTGATATTGCGAGTATGGCACTTATTGCACTAACAATTATACCTACTATTTTGGGATTAAGTTTATTATATATGACTTTTGCAGATTCTCCTGCTGAATTTGCTGCCATGAAGTTTGTGGTGACTGTGGAAATTACTATGATTATTATTCCTGATATTCCCAGGTTTGCTAGTAGGATTGCTTGTGCGATGGTAACTGTTGGTCCAATATTTGCAATTTCTATTCCTATAAAGTACATCCATATGCTTGCTATTGTATATGCTAGTGCTGATATTAATGTTGCTTTAAGTGGTTTTTCAGCATCTTTGGTGTAGTCTGATATTACGGGTAGCCAGGATATTGGCATGGCTATTGATATTTCAAAGATATTCCAGAAGCTTAGGGGGTTGTTGTTTATCGGTTGTGTTATTGGTAATATGCTTGTTGGGTTTATGTTTAATAATTTTATTGATAGTGCTGCTAGTAATATTGTGAGTATTATCATGACTACTGTTGTGATTTTGGATATGCGTTGGAGGCCTATATATACGTATATTGCTATTAGTATTGCTAGGATTATGCATATTGTTGGGAATGATATTGGAAGATTTAGGCTGGTTATTGCGGTTGCTCCTTGTGCGTTTAGTACTGCGACCCATGCTACTAGTTGTAGTACGTTTAGTGTTGCGAAAAATTTTGCTCCGTATTTGCTGAAGGTTTTTGTTGTCATTTCCATTGCATTTGTTCGTAATGATGCTCCGATGTATCCTACTAGGAAGAGTAGTATTCCTCCTAGTATGTGTCCTAGTATTAGTGGTAGCCATGATGAACTTATTGTGGATGCGTTTCCTATTCCTATTCCTGCTTCTATTTCTGATACTGATATTGCTACTCCAAACCATATTATTGCATTTGTTAATAGATTTGTGCGATTTTTCATTTTGTTTCCTTTTATTTTTTGTATTATTATTTTTTTTTGGGTTCTATTATTATATTCTTTTGGCTTCTATAAAAATATAACTATTGTTATAAAAGTTTGGATAATCCATAATATTAACTATTATAGAATATAAATATAATATAAGAAAATAAAATTAAAATTAAAGAAACAAATAAAATATAAATTAATATTAATATAACTCTTAGGAGATTTTTTTTATGCAGAAATTTATTGTAGAATTAATTGGAGTATTTACTCAAAAAGACCTACCAGAAGATTATGAAAAATTTGTTGAATACAAAGCAACCATGTTAAACAGAGAAGTTTCCGAAACTGATAAAATAGCCGTATTAAAAGTTAAAGATACAACAAGTTACCAAATATTATTCCTAGATGACTATAACTCTATGGATGAAATAGATAAAGAAATTGATGAAACATTAGACGGTAAAATTTACAACTTTAACATTAGAAAAATATTAGAAGGTCATCTCAATGGCTAGTCAAGAATTACAAGACCCGTTAGAACAGAGATGGGTTGTTCTTGATCATTTATTAAAAATTTTGAATAAAAAATATGATGTTCCCAGTGGAGTAATTAAAAATCTTCAATATGCCCGATCATTAACTAGCTTTTATCTTCAAGATCCTACAGAACCTGATCGTGCCAAGGAATTACCCAATATCGATTCATTACTCAATAATGCTGAAACAACTTTAATGGGTATGGCAGGTATGGAAGGAGAAGATTTTGTTGCTGAGTGGGAACAAAAGTTATTAGATGCTTCTAAAGGTAAAGAAGTTTTCAAGCAATCTAAGATTCAATCAAAATTTATACCTGGTATGCCAGCAAATTTTGATTTTGTAAGATTTAACTTCAAACAACCTATTCATGAGGAACGGTTCATAGAAATATGTGAATACGAAAATGTTATCATAGAATTTGATGATAATGATTTGTCCGTTTTTGTATTCGGCGAAAATGATAATATTCAAAAAGCATTAAAGGAGATGGCTCCTTTTTATGCTGAACAATTATCAGAAATATGAATTAAAATTTCATTCTTTTTTTATTTTTTCTATTTTTTTCTTATTTTTTTTAAAATAATACATTTTTTTCCGTAAAGTCTATTAATATTAAAAAATATAACATAGTTTATTGATATTTAATTAGATGGAGTTATTTTTAAAATGAAAATTTTGATGATTACTGATATTCATAGTAATCCTAAAAAAATATATGATTACTTAGATGAAAATTCTGTAGATGAAATAATAGTTACTGGTGATGTAACAGAGTTTGGTCCAGAAGAACTCTTCGTAGACACTTTGGATAAACTTACAGACTATGCTAATGTTCATGCATTATTTGGTAACTGTGATCCAAAGAATTCACCAGAATTACTTGACAAATCAAAAGCAATAAATATACATGACAATGTCTCAAACATAAACAATATAAAACTAGTAGGATTTGGTGGCTCAAACCCAACACCATTCGACACAACAAACGAATTCTCTGATGAAATATTATACAATGAATTAAATAAATACTCCGAAGAATTATCATCAGATTCTTTCACAATACTAGTAACACACGCACCACCACTAAACACAAACGCAGACAAAATAGAATCAGGAGCACACGTAGGAAGCAGTGGAATAAGACAAATAATAGAAGAAACACAACCAACACTAAACCTATGCGGACACGTACACGAATCAATAGGCCAAGATAAAATAGGAAACACCACAATAATAAATCCAGGAGACGCATCAACAGGACACGCATGTATAATAGAATTAAACGAAGATGATATCCAAAACAAAAACTTAAATATTCAATTAATAACCATAGAATGAGGAAAAAAATCATGTCCAAATTTAAAGAAGAAGACGTATACATTTTTAACCCAGAAAGAGAATGCATGAGCAGAGAAGACCTAAAAGAACTACAATTAAGAAGATTACAGAAAGTAGTAAAATATGCATACGAAAACGTGGAATTCTACAAAAAACTATACGATGAAGCAGGAGTAAAACCAGAAAACATAAAAACACTAGAAGACATACAAAAACTACCATTCATAACAAAAGATGACCTAAGAAAAACATACCCATTCGACTTACAAGCAGCACCAAAAGAAGACTGGGTAGAAGTACATTCAACAAGTGGAACAACAGGAATTCCAACAGTAGCAGCATACACCCAAAAAGACATAGAAATCTGGGGAGAATGTGTGGCACGTGGACTAGCAAGTGTAGGAGTACATAAAAATGATGTAGTAAATGTAGCATATGGATTCGGATTATTCACTGGAGGACACGGAGCACAATACGGAGCACAAAAAATAGGAGCACTAGCAGTACCAATGTCCTCAGGAAACACCCAAAAACAAATGAACTTCCTCAGAGATTTCCCTGCAGATTTCCTCTGTTGCACACCATCATATGCACTATACTTAGCAGAATCCTTCGAAAAAGAAGGCATAGACCCAAAAACAATTCCACTACGGGGAGGAGTATATGGGGCAGAAATGTGGACTGAAGAAATCAGACAAAAACTAGAGAATAAGTTCGGCATATCCGCACAAAACATTTACGGTTTAACAGAAGTAATAGGCCCTGGAGTGTCAACAGAATGTCATATTAAAGATGGAATGCACATCGCAGAAGATCATTTTTACCCAGAAATAATTGATCCTGAAACATTAGAAGCACTACCTGAGGGTGAAGAAGGAGAAATAGTATTCACTTCACTTACAAAAACAGGAATGCCTGTAATAAGATACAGAACAAAAGATTTAACTTCATTAAACTATGATAAATGTGAATGTGGAAGAACAACAGTACGTATGAGTAGAATTACTGGACGTAGCGATGACATGCTTAAAGTTAAAGGAGTAATTGTATTCCCTAAACAAATTGAAGAAGTCATTATGAAAATGGATGAACTATCTCCAGCATATCAAATAATAGTATCAAGACCAGGTACACTTGACCAAATAGAAGTACAAGTGGAACTTGACCAAGCCAACTTTACAGATTCATTAATTAACTTAGCTACTTTCAAACAAACTATAGCTAAGAAAATCAAGGAAGCAATTGGTATTGGTGTTAAAGTAACATTAGCAGAACCATACTCCTTACCAAGAAGTGAAGGAAAAGCAGTAAGAGTAATTGATCAAAGAGATTTTAGTTAGGGATGATAAAAAATGGCAATAAAACAATTATCAGTATTTTTAGAAAACAAACAAGGAAGACTTTGGAAAGCATTAAACACATTAAAAACAGAAAACATTGATATAAGAGCATTATCTATTGCAGATACATCCGATTTTGGTATATTGAGGATAATAGTATCTGATACTAAGAAAGCTAAAGAAGCACTTGAAAAAGAGTTTGCAGTAAGTATTGCAGATGTACTTGCAATTGAGGTTGAAGATCAGCCGGGTGGATTGGAAGCAGCTCTGTTATTATTAAATGATAATAATGTTAATGTTGAATATATTTATGCTTTTGTTGAAAAGAAAACTTCAAAAGCATTGGTTGTTCTAAGAACAGAGGATAATGAGTTATCGTTATCTTTATTAAAAGATAATGGTTTTTCAGTTGTTGAAGATGAAGCATATACAATATAATTTGTATATGCCCTTTTTTTATCTATTTTTTGTAGAATT
It encodes:
- the hdrB gene encoding CoB--CoM heterodisulfide reductase subunit B, which translates into the protein MAYAYFLGCIMNNRYPGIEKSTRVMMDKLGVELADMEGASCCPAPGVFGSFDKETWATIAARNITIAEDMGAEILTECNGCFGSLHEANDLLKEDADLKGKVNASLSEVNREFKGSTGVRHFAEVLYNDVGLEKLAEVMEKDLNLNVAVHYGCHFLKPSDELQIDNPKNPKILDELVEVTGAKSVPYADKMMCCGAGGGLRARDKAVTTSFTKEKLDNMSAANVDAIVDVCPFCHMQFDVGQTEVNEQYGTNFAIPVLHLAQLYGLAMGLSPEELTLDKQVVDPTELVEKMNTPKEAAE
- a CDS encoding cysteine synthase family protein — its product is MNIDKLVGNTPMIKIDYEYEGKISSIYSKLEFYNYSGSIKDRIALYIIQKERENGNLSEGQSIVEVTSGNTGIAFSAIGALFGHDVHIFMPDWVSLERRKLIEMYGAHVHLVSKEEGGFKRALELAEDFANETGAYRPLQFDNELNVEAQYKTTGQEIIDELPGVNAFVSGIGTGGTLMGVGKRLKENNPSSKVFALEPSTLSILKMGMEEGSHMIEGIGDDFIPGIVDEDLIDDIVLIDDCDAINMAKLIAKEFGLGIGISGGANFLASVLMDDDDLRIATVFPDDNKKYITTKLSEDIDNKPGLFSNKIKLIGFEVL
- a CDS encoding Cna B-type domain-containing protein, with the protein product MNKCAIFLFITVILIGLTVVSAEEIAQDTPDTTTVTTTQTSTQTQSLQTNTQQNIQKEHSLKNIETTKQSEVTNISHKQEKSIHKTQKNIKSASPSEELSTIELSTKTKLENAFAQAKIEIDNAQSTYDKEQIPESVKKIVKQITDEAARAETIYNASHDETLLPVITNIRNHAGYADLLINPQKLTDPVLAEKYKTRPLDRKNGKYDLLTIVAQKLNNTQESVYINLTSDEFQNLYNDVGEIHHPGEYDRYGHVQLVNKTKFVQVTNEPENFELIPFPLARIYLEGFYNKGVYYTYTFASSANGTGWYHVDGSTLTKARYKNYTTNNIVYGNSGIVFWKMLKTNNPDMKYVLTDERYYPDIDGHPPDNMPKENNDNNGIYFVGYVIKTETGGIHIDGVIVEYRVPEQTYDVNFTARKVWNDSNNQDGLRTNTVTIQLLADGERYGDNIVLYAGNNWTYNYVNLPRYNKNYQEINYTINELNTPTGYKASINNYVVTNTHIPETKNIEVFKEWNDDNNRDGIRPKSITVDLYANNALKQTVVINNTNWRYTFRNLPVYNNGNKINYTVRERNVNRYTTNIRNINNEYIITNTYIPATRNVTVNKNWNDNNNQDGIRPTSITVQLLKDETPYQNPIRLTRDNHWTYTFRNLPVNENGNPITYRIIETSMPEGYTVTNKGLTITNTHIPETKDIEVLKEWDDDHNRDGIRPSQVTVNLLADGEVINTVTLNTANSWRHEFENLDVYSNGRKINYTVQEIRVNNYTTTITEVNNEFTILNKHVPLVKEVNVIKVWDDHDNEHQLRPDSVQVQLFADGEKYGETTTLTSNGNWRHTFTNLPVNFDGKEIIYVVKEVILPEEYYNTINVTGNTITITNIFDPEHAHVKVIKEWDDNHDSDKLRPTSVQVQLYANGEKQGNPVTLSQANYWRHSFDNLLKYVNDEEVNYTVQEVTPVTGYTSELKTLAKNEYAIVNKHNPETINITINKVWEDDNNRDGIRPNNIQIVLLSDGEVYESRTLSERNGWKYTFTNLNKNFDGKEIVYTVAEIGLTPGYITTYDGFTITNKHTPETIEINVVKEWIANYNQDGIRPETIQVQLNKNGIATQNITLSDNNNWTHIFKNLPKYENGEEISYTITETPVPQYTTTVTNENNKVIIRNVHIPETINITINKVWKDNNNQDGIRPDRIRVALLRNGEEIDRVTLSENNSWKYTFKDLDKNYNGKPIKYTIDEIGIPTGYKVQYNGYTITNIHTPETMDVIVIVEWDDLDDIDEIRPENVTITLYKNDEPIKNISISPDDDWRTIFEDLPIYENGTPINYTADEILPNGYTRTIEINGNEIIITNIHRPEEINITVKKVWDDDNNRDKLRPELITIQLLANGEKYRTVTLRAIDLWEYSFTNLPKTKKGVDIVYTIKELDNIKNYTTKINGYTITNVHTPETVDVKVNVEWDDLDDQDGIRPENVTIILYKDDEPIKNVTITPDDDWKTIFEDLPKYENGTPINYTADEILPDGYTRTIEIGDNEINITNIHRPETIDVKVDIVWDDLDDQDGIRPDTVTVILYENGKQIKDVVVTKDNWSTIFDNLPKYKDGKLIKYTVDEVLPDGYTRTITADGNHFTITNIHRPETVDVPVRIEWDDLEDIDGIRPDTVTLVLYADGKEVKKITVSPDDDWNIIFDNLPKYDNGKLIKYTVDEITPNGYTKTITEEDGGFVITNVHRPQLVWTWKLVEIIPENKPIDRPDNPSDDRPARINGYRYSSYNTWNVQSRYYKYSRYNGYRYNWYRSSGYRYNRYNGHGHSIPLFTKYLYRLYIQLYNEYLSGKISFADFIVILSKEGLDPEIVHFNENGTITIDYEDLEDVPDSITVEYKNDDIPSTSDDINTTNPDNYDKPVIDAGEVKVPSSTQHSNNGDSSSNVASINSASSSSSGSNNAGSSAPSVSQSSADVEE
- a CDS encoding cytosine permease, encoding MKNRTNLLTNAIIWFGVAISVSEIEAGIGIGNASTISSSWLPLILGHILGGILLFLVGYIGASLRTNAMEMTTKTFSKYGAKFFATLNVLQLVAWVAVLNAQGATAITSLNLPISFPTICIILAILIAIYVYIGLQRISKITTVVMIILTILLAALSIKLLNINPTSILPITQPINNNPLSFWNIFEISIAMPISWLPVISDYTKDAEKPLKATLISALAYTIASIWMYFIGIEIANIGPTVTIAQAILLANLGISGIIIIVISTVTTNFMAANSAGESAKVIYNKLNPKIVGIIVSAISAILAISGIMNYYINFLYLISSVFAPMAAVLLISYYCTKQENKTNNWYWNMFAWFAGFITYTLTGYVDSIVLGPTLLAIIVSGALTYLGILIKKQIKPGRVP